In Rhipicephalus sanguineus isolate Rsan-2018 chromosome 1, BIME_Rsan_1.4, whole genome shotgun sequence, the DNA window TGCAATATTCAAAAGTTTGGTCTTTCTGCACTACTGAGTCAGGTTATTTTCAGGAACAGAAGAAAACAATTACATGTCGTAAGCCTAGCGTGATTCACTGTTTCTGGTTAATTTCTGGCAGTTAATTGAAACTGACTTGTTCGAGTTGTAAACGATTCTTATGCCTACAACTAAATCGCACAAGCTTCTGAATCTGGTTAGAATCACGCGAACATCCAGACTTAAAAGCAGGATTCTGTAAGTCTTTATGAACATTCATGCCTTTTcaagaattaataataataataaaaaagcccAACGACAGCAGGGAAGACTTCCGAAGGCTACTTCGCGCAATTCATAGGTGCACTTACGTGGACGACTTGTTTGATGTTGTGGTTCGCACATAGCTCTGTCGAGCCCACCGTGACCTGCATGTGATCAGGGATGAGGAATTCCTGGGCCAGAGAGCGCACCTCAGCAGGCCAAGTGGCACTCCACATGACAGTCTGCCGATCTGGCCGGATCTGCTCGATGATTTTGCGGATCTGCGGCTCGAAGCCCATATCCAACATGCGGTCCGCCTCGTCCAAGACAAGAAAGGTGCAGCGTAGAAGATTCACAGCACCAGTCTCCAAGATATCCAAAAGTCTGCCGGGCGTCGCAACGCACATGTGCACGCCCCGTCGTAGACGCTCTATCTGTGGACCCTTGGAGACACCTCCGTACACTGGTGTACCTGTCAGGCCAAACGCACCTTCGCACCATTCGTATGCAACCTGTGAGATTTGCTGGACGAGTTCACGCGTCGGCGCCAGCACCACGCTGATGGGTCCTTCTCCTCGCGGACGCTGCTGGTGGGACATGTGAATGGCCGCAGGGAGCACGTACGCCAGCGTTTTTCCAGAGCCAGTCTGGGCGATGCCCACCAAATCGCTGCCGCTCATGACTATCGGCCATGCCTGAGCTTGTATGGGCGACGGCTGCGTAATGTTCTTGCGCTCAAAAAGGGGACGACATTCCGGTGGAAAGTTGCACTCTTCAAGCGTCAGAATGGGCTTCGGAACACGATCTCGGCCGTGGCCCTGCACAGTTATTTCGTGTTCTGCACGGAAGGCACTGACGTCTTCCTCGCTTCGCGCAGCTGTCACTTCGCTCTCCGCATAAAAGTTTTTCTCAAATGGCGGCAATTTAAGACTGTCGAACCTCGGAGCGACCAGCGTTCGCCCAAGCGTGTTACCTGCTCGCCAAAGTGCGTCGCGCTCTCCGGGCCATCTATTGTACGTGTTCTTTCCTCTTGAAGCAACTGGAATGCACTGCCGGACGAATTTAGCAAACATTATTGAGGCTTTCTCTCCGTTGTCGAAGTGAACTGTGTATTATACTTAGACCATAGCAATCACAAAATGACCATTGCCGAAGGACTACACAGACCATGTGCGCTCCATTGATCCTTGCGTGTGCAACATGTGCAGCGGGGAGCTAGGGTGGCGCACACATACTGGATACCACGTTGCTGGATACGGATAGGGATAGGCCATGATAGGCTTCGCACAGGTTTTTTTTTGCGTAGTCGTTTGCTTGATGTTTTGCGTGCCGTTAAAACATTAAACCTACGTCGCGTAACTTCAAAATAAGATAATATAGATGTTTTTCTTTAATATATCAGCAACTCGTACTGTCTTTTTCTGTTTAAACATAAAGTCACTTCATGTCGAGGTGGCATCATATatcacgacctactgtactcctgacctgcccagatatcgggggtcctatgggagcgcgcgtccccgctctcgttcaaccgcttgccgtaggtggcgcttcctataacctgttcgtctgctactctgcgaccgtttggacggtGCTGGAATAAGaacgcctgtattatgtgacgaactgccggcattatgtgactgtttctgcaaacttagaccgAGGGTAAAGTAAGCTATTCTgcgcggttaagtatttactgcgcactggttgactaacgtgagaagccgtagacttgcatagtgtaggacggctgtgtccttttaaatgcaaaaaaaagttctaattcactttccgtatttttatttccaaagtattttgcatttatgaataataattacatgatatgagcgctctgcgctggcgaaacatcatcacgagcgttaaagctgacgtcagcgaacaggtgctgactagcgccacaacgctcgtaggttacatccctagcggcaggaggtatgaactagaacgtgggcgctggagaggggacatctgggcaggtcaggagtatagtaggtcgtgatatatatatatcacgacCTACTGTACTTCTGACCTGCCCAGCGAGCAGAACGCCAGCACGCGCATGTTGGCGCTTATTTCTGCCGCTAGGGGCCTTTTAGCCGTGGCTTTGGCGCTGCTAGTTAACCCAACCACGCAGCACCTCCGCGGCCGTCTGCTCGTGCAGAGTCGAGATGCTTGCGTGGGCATGCACTCTgtaaaacgaaggaaaaaatgagaaaaagggCACTTATTGAGCAAAATCAGCGATAAAAGCACACTGTAGTTCGTAGTGACGCGAGTGCGTGAGAAAAGGATCAAGGTAGTTTTTTCTGAAATTGGTTGTTTATCATGGACATGCAAAAACGTCGTTGCATCAATATAAAGTTATACGTACATGTTGTACAACTAACGTGATGAACTCGTACATTTAATTCTGCTCAGTAACGTTTCTAGGATTTCTTCACCGACAGGTAGGGTCATTGTTCATTTCCGTAACcgacaaaacaataaaaaaatgtgaTTACCGATGGTCGAAATGTTTACCATTGTTGGGGcagttgattattttttaaacagACTGTTAAATGTTGGCTGAAGTGTCGTGTAATCATTCTTACCATTAGAGGCGTTGCAGTAATTCAAAAATACGACCAAACTTAAAAGTTCTGCGAAGAAGCAATCTGAAACAAAGCACTCGTACAGCGCGAACTGTTGTGCACCCTCGCATCCGCCAAAGCTCAGGTGGGGTAACTCGAGCGCCCCCTTAGCGGCGAAGTCTGGAACGAGAGCTGGCGCAGGCAGCTTCGTAGAACGCCGCtagctgggcaggtcaggagtacagtaggtcgtgatATATATATAACCAGGCTCAACCAATGAACTCGCACGGTTTTGGCGCGCTCCTGAGTCGCCGTCTCGCGGTCTTCACTTTTCCCGCCACTTCGCGCATACCAGAAGGCTCATTGCTACTCGGCGCGCGCTTGGTTGCGACGTCTGCTCGTACTTGAAACATtgcgcgcatttttttttaaataccagGTGTAACTGAAGTTTGCCGCATAGTATTTGAAATCATGTTCGAAGCGCGCCTTGTCCAGGGAGCTCTGCTCAAGAAAGTTCTTGAAGCGGTGAAAGATCTGATCAACGAGGCGACATGGGACTGCTCGGCGACAGGCATCAGTCTCCAGGCCATGGACAACTCTCACGTCAGTCTAGTCTCGTTAAATTTGCGCAGCGATGGCTTCGACAAGTTTCGGTGTGATCGTAACCTTTCGATGGGCATGAACCTTGCCAGGTAAGACGCTCGCATTGTCTCGCCTTAAGGCCATCATTTGCAGTCCCTAACTCCTTTGTCTCTATATTTTCAGTGTATCGAAAATCCTGAGGTGTGCCGCAAATGATGATATTATTACCATCAAGGCACAGGATGATGCGGACACCGTTAATTTTGTGTTCGAGGCGCCGAGTAAGTGCTGTCGCTTTTACTGCAGGGCCTTCCCGCGCACTGTTTGAGAAGTGCCCGCCAATTCTCGCATATGTTACATCTGTGTGTCGTGGTTGTTAAAATAGGCTCTTTTGATCTTTGTGATGTGTTTGTGGCAGGTACGGATTTGTCATTTGAATGTTTCACATAAACAGACACTCGATCCTTCGATTAACGTATACTCCTTTATGTTGTTTCATAGACCAAGAAAAGGTGTCTGATTATGAGATGAAGCTGATGAATATTGACACGGAGCACCTGGGCATACCGGTGAGTTGTCAGTGTGTGCCGTTTCTTCCGGACTTGACTGCAAGGTCTTTGTCAAGGCTGTagtgctcctttt includes these proteins:
- the LOC119401635 gene encoding probable ATP-dependent RNA helicase DDX5 → MFAKFVRQCIPVASRGKNTYNRWPGERDALWRAGNTLGRTLVAPRFDSLKLPPFEKNFYAESEVTAARSEEDVSAFRAEHEITVQGHGRDRVPKPILTLEECNFPPECRPLFERKNITQPSPIQAQAWPIVMSGSDLVGIAQTGSGKTLAYVLPAAIHMSHQQRPRGEGPISVVLAPTRELVQQISQVAYEWCEGAFGLTGTPVYGGVSKGPQIERLRRGVHMCVATPGRLLDILETGAVNLLRCTFLVLDEADRMLDMGFEPQIRKIIEQIRPDRQTVMWSATWPAEVRSLAQEFLIPDHMQVTVGSTELCANHNIKQVVHVCDEFEKENKLLGILQDIMEEGEQRTLIFVARKSSVVHLLQKLQSKGFRAVATHGDLSQSKRDIALDRFRSGATPIMVATDVAARGLDVSDVKYVINYDYPDTSEGYVHRIGRTGRSDREGTSITLFTPDNAAQAKQLIAVLQEAGQDVPEELQQLVNLHVSQQAIVRRMKKGKHQQGSWKRPRHYRYENEVAETRGWG